In Penicillium psychrofluorescens genome assembly, chromosome: 5, a single window of DNA contains:
- a CDS encoding uncharacterized protein (ID:PFLUO_007710-T1.cds;~source:funannotate): protein MATNSFRDSVNALGWSRRDPDLPVNTNASSTTPFFSRLQSWNPFGEEGYVQLPTHNEGPGAPLPAATRREEEEGFFALSRWDRMLIFAACNLGAAVCFLICFFLFPALAIKPRKFAILWSVGSLLFLISWAVLMGPWTYAKHLVSGPRLPFTAAYFGSIALTLYFAVGLQNLLLTLISCIFQLVALVWYAVSYFPMGSTGLQYVGRFGASRVSAWVTG, encoded by the exons ATGGCAACTAACTCCTTTCGGGACTCCGTCAACGCGCTGGGTTGGTCACGGAGAGACCCGGATCTGCCCGTCAATACCAACGCTTCATCGACCACCCCGTTCTTCTCCCGCCTCCAGTCTTGGAATCCTTTTGGGGAAGAAGGTTACGTCCAACTGCCCACTCACAATGAAGGCCCCGGAGCACCGCTTCCCGCGGCCACCCGtcgagaggaagaagagggctTCTTTGCTT TGAGTCGGTGGGATCGGATGCTCATTTTCGCGGCATGCAACCTAGGAGCTGCCGTCTGCTTCCtgatctgcttcttcctgTTCCCTGCTTTGGCCATCAAGCCCCGCAAATTCGCGATCCT GTGGTCTGTCGGCTCActcttgttcttgatatCATGGGCCGTCCTCATGGGACCGTGGACTTACGCTAAGCATCTGGTCTCGGGACCACGGTTGCCTTTCACGGCCGCGTATTTCGGATCTATTGCGCTAACGCTCTACTTTGCCGTCGGG TTGCAAaacctcctcctcaccctcatctcctgcatcttccagctcgtcgccctcgtcTGGTATGCGGTCAGCTATTTCCCCATGGGCAGCACCGGTCTGCAGTACGTGGGCCGCTTTGGTGCGTCGCGCGTCTCGGCTTGGGTGACTGGTTGA
- a CDS encoding uncharacterized protein (ID:PFLUO_007713-T1.cds;~source:funannotate), whose translation MSQSPSPYYSNPQIMNTVINPDTPPLPPPKPSSHEASRGGTPQNQSSLAAAPQSQPSYYTETQPGGAPPASYAGSTLPEPPTIEEGWLPEIVQDKSTLDLQTILKDPNLISALSNHHPSSTSRQHNLESLITVNKDLATRVLEMQNHLADLRASTETMLLTHQSLEVSWRKKQTEMDAALAPWSPKALYQRLSAAIAEQEAVCRAVEESFLDEDHQGRASEKEIADWVRRVRAEAAKLAARKEAKARWDEGRVGGWR comes from the exons ATGTCGCAATCGCCATCCCCATACTACTCCAACCCACAGATAATGAATACAGTCATCAATCCCGACACGCCTCCTCTGCCACCGCCCAAACCCAGCAGCCATGAAGCCAGCCGAGGAGGGACCCCCCAGAACCAGTCGTCCCTGGCAGCCGCACCGCAGAGTCAACCAAGCTATTACACGGAAACCCAGCCTGGCGGTGCACCGCCAGCATCATATGCGGGGTCTACACTGCCCGAACCGCCAACAATCGAGGAGGGCTGGCTCCCCGAGATCGTACAGGACAAATC AACACTCGACCTACAAACGATCCTCAAAGACCCCAACCTGATTTCTGCACTATCAAACCACCAcccctcgtccacctcccGCCAGCATAACCTCGAATCCCTCATCACAGTCAACAAAGACCTGGCAACCCGCGTCCTAGAAATGCAGAACCATCTAGCCGACCTGCGCGCGTCCACCGAAACCATGCTCCTCACACACCAGTCGCTCGAGGTTTCCTGgcgcaagaagcagaccGAGATGGACGCTGCCTTGGCGCCGTGGTCACCCAAGGCATTGTACCAGCGCCTCAGCGCTGCGATTGCGGAACAGGAGGCCGTGTGTCGGGCTGTGGAGGAGAGTTTCCTTGACGAGGACCATCAGGGTCGGgcgtcggagaaggagattgcGGATTGGGTGCGGCGCGTGCGTGCGGAGGCTGCGAAATTGGCGGCTCGcaaggaggccaaggcgcGGTGGGATGAAGGGAGAGTGGGCGGATGGCGCTGA
- a CDS encoding uncharacterized protein (ID:PFLUO_007708-T1.cds;~source:funannotate) yields MASHLHQMYPKTPLRLALTLPGILHVEKSPSQIDAASFMHSFQVNTLGPMLLMKHLAPFLPTKSTRPFPTLPQSDDNNNSTSLSLPAYSIYATLAARVGSITDNASGGWYSYRASKAAVFQLTKTFDLYLRAQSRDRALAVALHPGTVRTDFTREYWGTREMLEPQDAAERLLDVLIGVSADFEGGRGRCWDWKGVEVCP; encoded by the coding sequence atggcctccCACCTGCACCAAATGTACCCGAAAACACCACTCCGCCTCGCACTGACCCTGCCCGGTATTCTTCATGTCGAGAAATCTCCATCCCAGATCGACGCTGCGAGCTTCATGCACAGTTTCCAGGTGAATACTCTGGGCCCCATGCTGCTCATGAAACACCTTGCGCCATTCTTACCAACGAAATCTACTCGACCATTCCCTACTTTACCTCAATCTGAtgacaacaacaacagcacaTCTCTATCACTCCCTGCGTATTCTATATACGCCACCCTTGCCGCGCGCGTGGGCTCTATAACCGACAATGCCAGCGGCGGGTGGTACTCTTACCGCGCTAGCAAAGCGGCTGTATTTCAATTGACGAAAACATTCGATTTGTACTTACGGGCGCAGAGTAGGGATCGGGCTTTGGCGGTTGCGCTGCATCCTGGTACGGTGCGCACGGATTTTACGAGAGAGTATTGGGGGACGCGGGAGATGCTTGAGCCGCAGGATGCGGCGGAACGGTTGTTGGATGTTTTGATTGGGGTATCAGCTGATTTTGAAGGTGGCAGAGGGAGGTGCTGGGATTGGAAGGGGGTGGAGGTTTGTCCTTGA
- a CDS encoding uncharacterized protein (ID:PFLUO_007711-T1.cds;~source:funannotate), giving the protein MAEQDPSQIAHLVKTLEDCRSMNKGAKKSSFNCKKSTFAVAGTNATVDSWKFMDWDYKRSDLPVYARGLFTTKRKDGTREIAVRGYDKFFNIDETNSTRWRNIEKNTRGPYELSVKENGCIIFISGLEDDKLLVCSKHSTGVREDVSLSHAQAGERWVERHVASVGRSVKDLARTLRELNITAVGELCDDTFEEHVLAYDEEASGIYLHGLNYNLPEFATMSGEKVHQFADAWGFKKAKFEVFDDIARVQSFLEGCAETGTWDGRETEGFVIRCQLSEDGTGPYRDWFFKYKFEEPYLMYRQWRECTKAVIAGRLPKIKKHEAITEEYLQYARRRFVKEPHLAKAYVQNHGIISLREGFLQERGLKGSEIIALEAQREISSREINRNVILAPIATLGCGKTTVALALARLFEWGHVQNDNIPKGKGKPKKFAFEVSNSLSEHAAVIADRNNHQKRERKQLMQDIYPVLPDAQFIALHYVHEPRSELLPRIKEITRSRILERGDNHQTIRAASVTQGEIIGIMDGFLNRFEAIDPYNQPDESFDQIIDLDVCASSRANLETVVVALHEKYPGLVPNIPTGAEMDSAIESSLRDYHVKEDLSYSYKWQKDKTKKNNNNNNNNNNNTTTNQPEATLPTDPATTAQLVKKQLAKETEYFSVGVPSRDITSLLESLFPPSTPAHTARLYNQLLNSRRIQPTFHVTLIHRSAKKEHPQTWDAYVDRAQHAQQAAETETDPQQRQTARVRLERLIWDDRVMAFIVRLLPAPDAEDAQWPCVNVVPHITVGTAGAHIKPKESNDLLARWLEVGSGGETGIFEAEVKGVKVVEGAFGAVMSRK; this is encoded by the coding sequence ATGGCGGAACAGGACCCCTCGCAGATCGCACATCTGgtcaagaccctggaggaTTGCCGGAGTATGAACAAGGGCGCCAAGAAGAGTAGTTTCAACTGCAAAAAGTCGAccttcgccgtcgccggCACCAACGCAACGGTCGATTCCTGGAAATTCATGGATTGGGACTACAAGCGCTCCGATCTGCCGGTCTATGCCCGCGGCCTATTCACCACCAAAAGGAAAGACGGGACCCGCGAAATTGCAGTGCGCGGATACGACAAATTTTTCAACATTGACGAGACGAACAGCACACGCTGGCGGAATATCGAGAAGAACACCCGCGGACCCTATGAGCTCAGCGTGAAGGAGAACGGGTGCATTATCTTCATTTCCGGATTGGAGGACGACAAGCTGCTGGTGTGCAGCAAACATTCGACCGGTGTCCGTGAAGACGTCAGTCTCAGCCATGCCCAGGCCGGTGAGCGTTGGGTAGAGCGGCATGTGGCCTCGGTGGGCCGCTCCGTCAAGGATCTGGCAAGAACGCTGCGCGAATTGAACATCACAGCGGTTGGCGAGCTCTGTGACGACACATTTGAGGAGCACGTTCTGGCCTATGACGAGGAAGCATCTGGTATCTACTTACACGGTCTCAATTACAATCTCCCCGAATTCGCAACGATGTCGGGGGAGAAGGTGCATCAGTTTGCAGATGCATGGGGGTTCAAGAAAGCCAAATTTGAGGTCTTTGATGATATCGCTCGCGTGCAGAGCTTCCTCGAGGGCTGTGCGGAAACAGGGACGTGGGACGGACGGGAGACGGAAGGCTTCGTGATCCGATGCCAGCTGAGCGAAGACGGCACCGGCCCATATCGGGACTGGTTCTTCAAGTACAAGTTCGAGGAGCCCTACCTCATGTACCGGCAGTGGCGCGAATGCACCAAGGCCGTCATCGCGGGTCGACTTCCCAAAATCAAGAAGCACGAGGCTATCACCGAAGAATACCTACAGTATGCGCGGAGGAGGTTTGTCAAAGAACCTCACCTTGCAAAGGCCTATGTCCAAAACCACGGCATCATTTCCTTGCGAGAGGGTTTCCTCCAGGAGCGAGGACTGAAGGGATCTGAGATCATTGCCTTGGAAGCCCAAAGGGAGATATCGAGTAGAGAAATCAACCGCAACGTTATTCTTGCCCCAATTGCAACGCTGGGATGCGGCAAGACGACCGTGGCTCTCGCTCTTGCGCGGCTTTTTGAATGGGGCCATGTCCAAAACGACAACATCCCCAAGGGAAAGGGCAAGCCCAAGAAGTTTGCCTTTGAAGTTAGTAACAGCCTGTCGGAACACGCGGCCGTCATTGCAGACCGAAACAACCACCAGAAGCGCGAGCGCAAGCAACTCATGCAGGATATCTACCCGGTTCTCCCGGATGCACAGTTCATCGCACTGCATTACGTCCATGAACCCCGGAGCGAGCTGCTTCCGCGTATCAAAGAAATCACCCGGTCTCGCatcctcgagcgcggcgaCAACCACCAGACCATCCGAGCAGCCAGCGTCACTCAGGGTGAGATCATCGGAATCATGGACGGATTCCTGAATCGCTTCGAAGCCATCGATCCCTACAACCAACCCGACGAAAGCTTCGaccagatcatcgatctGGATGTATGCGCCTCCTCACGCGCGAATCTCGAGACGGTGGTAGTGGCCTTGCACGAAAAGTACCCCGGTCTTGTCCCCAACATACCCACCGGCGCCGAAATGGACTCTGCCATTGAGAGCTCCCTGCGCGACTACCACGTCAAGGAGGATCTAAGCTACAGCTACAAGTGGCAAAAAgacaagaccaagaagaacaacaacaacaacaacaacaacaacaacaacaccaccaccaaccagcCCGAAGCCACTCTTCCTACCGACCCCGCCACCACGGCACAACTTGTCAAAAAGCAGCTGGCCAAAGAAACCGAATATTTCTCCGTCGGTGTGCCCTCCCGCGAcatcacctctctcctcGAATCTCTTTTCCCCCCATCCACGCCCGCACACACAGCACGTCTATACAACCAGCTCCTGAATTCGCGCCGCATCCAGCCAACCTTCCACGTCACGCTCATCCACCGCAGCGCGAAGAAAGAGCACCCGCAGACGTGGGACGCCTACGTCGATCGAGCCCAGCATGCACAGCAGGCCGCAGAGACGGAGACAGACCCTCAGCAGAGACAGACTGCGCGCGTTCGTCTCGAGCGTCTCATCTGGGACGACCGCGTCATGGCCTTCATCGTGCGTTTGCTCCCGGCgcccgatgccgaggatgcGCAGTGGCCCTGCGTCAACGTCGTGCCGCATATCACGGTCGGGACGGCCGGGGCGCACATCAAGCCGAAGGAGAGCAATGATTTGCTGGCGAGGTGGTTGGAGGTTGGATCTGGGGGGGAGACGGGGATTTTTGAGGCCGAGGTGAAGGGGGTCAAGGTTGTTGAGGGGGCTTTTGGGGCTGTCATGAGTCGGAAATGA
- a CDS encoding uncharacterized protein (ID:PFLUO_007709-T1.cds;~source:funannotate) produces the protein MMSHSGYGNQFGTPNDGVDPSDLTMQQGGFMSYPFGSQQNMSSSFNFGNSGIDTDELLDLEISGQNGVQRGDNINYLQDQSGGGIAMSHQSQMSHMYSNTPDNAPLASPFVHNSFNYDQFRQMNVPNLQHASSFDQNYLNAKSRPGLQSMDRASSDTRSPMTPKTPAMGSLTLGTPESGSYPSQPIRTGLSHRHQKSLSNQWDGTPGSAHSYVDSPISSPGHQSHPGISEILKSGKHASLPAKVDLPGSPQDLESQEAKRRRRRASHNLVERRRRDNINERIQDLSHLVPQHRLEDDKVRKQLVNNNALSVAGAGGNAATSLLAGGNGRRATPGNITMGLPIEEKEKGPNKGDILNGAVSWMRDLMWVLHVKFQQEAELAELIGSLGGSWPFEQTEEEKRMRSEILDALENNDPSSFSYTRGPGSGLHVPKHTNMAGDPLNGANDEMTPPSLSPSFHSGASSANGVPGQPQYWNSAGHAAMSFKEEDEYAMEMN, from the coding sequence ATGATGTCGCACTCCGGTTATGGCAACCAATTCGGGACCCCCAACGATGGGGTGGACCCCTCCGATTTGACGATGCAGCAGGGTGGCTTCATGTCCTACCCGTTTGGCTCCCAGCAGAACATGTCGTCCAGCTTCAACTTTGGAAACTCCGGCATCGATACCGATGAACTGCTGGACTTGGAGATCAGTGGACAGAACGGTGTCCAGCGCGGAGATAACATAAATTATCTCCAGGATCAATCGGGCGGGGGCATTGCCATGAGCCACCAAAGTCAAATGTCGCACATGTACTCGAACACCCCCGACAATGCGCCGCTGGCCAGCCCGTTCGTTCACAACAGCTTCAACTATGACCAGTTCCGGCAGATGAACGTGCCCAACCTTCAGCACGCCAGCTCCTTTGACCAGAATTACTTGAACGCCAAGTCGCGGCCGGGCCTGCAGTCCATGGACCGTGCCTCGTCGGATACCCGCAGCCCCATGACGCCGAAGACACCCGCTATGGGGTCGCTGACCTTGGGCACGCCAGAATCTGGCAGCTATCCTTCCCAGCCAATCCGGACCGGTCTGTCGCACCGTCACCAGAAGAGCCTGTCCAACCAATGGGATGGGACACCCGGCAGCGCCCATTCGTATGTCGATTcgcccatctcctctcccGGTCACCAGTCACACCCAGGTATCTCAGAGATTCTCAAGTCGGGAAAGCATGCCTCCTTGCCGGCCAAGGTCGACCTCCCTGGATCTCCCCAGGATCTCGAGTCACAAGAGGCCAAGCGCCGACGGCGCCGTGCGTCTCACAATCTGGTCGAACGACGACGCCGTGACAACATCAATGAGCGCATCCAAGATCTCTCCCACCTGGTGCCGCAACATCGATTGGAGGATGACAAGGTCCGCAAGCAGCTTGTGAACAACAACGCTCTTTCCGtcgccggtgccggtggaAACGCCGCCACTTCCCTTCTTGCAGGAGGCAATGGCCGCCGCGCCACCCCAGGAAATATCACCATGGGCTTGCCGattgaagagaaggagaagggcccTAACAAGGGTGACATCCTGAACGGCGCGGTTAGCTGGATGCGCGATCTGATGTGGGTGCTGCATGTCAAATttcagcaagaagccgaACTCGCTGAGTTGATCGGTAGCCTGGGCGGGTCATGGCCGTTCGAGCagacagaagaggagaagcgcATGCGCAGCGAGATTCTGGATGCATTGGAGAATAACGACCCTAGCTCCTTCAGCTACACCCGCGGCCCCGGCAGTGGTCTGCACGTGCCAAAGCACACGAATATGGCCGGCGATCCGCTCAACGGCGCCAACGACGAGATGACGCCGCCAAGTCTGAGCCCATCCTTCCACAgcggcgccagcagcgccaacGGTGTTCCCGGTCAGCCGCAGTACTGGAACAGCGCTGGCCACGCGGCGATGAGCttcaaggaagaggatgagtATGCGATGGAGATGAACTGA
- a CDS encoding uncharacterized protein (ID:PFLUO_007712-T1.cds;~source:funannotate) gives MAQPNPYLLACDQPAVLLEHLRSNPSVASCQDEHGYSLLHAAASYGHIDLLRALVNEFHVDVNLLDEDGETCLFVTEKIKIAKCLVEELGVDYNKKNDEGLTAYEKMEAEDEFPQVAIYLRQAAGAPPAESTLVPPLDPLHPPPPVPDNLQVNIGTMSEQEASAGETEVDPEFKRRIDELAARDDFHSEATQNQLRELVMDAIAGTNIETQERDLRRRME, from the coding sequence ATGGCCCAACCCAATCCGTACCTCCTCGCCTGCGATCAGCCCGCGGTGCTTCTCGAGCACCTGCGCTCCAATCCCTCTGTCGCATCGTGTCAGGACGAGCACGGCTACTCCCTGCTCCACGCCGCCGCGTCCTACGGCCACATCGATCTCCTCCGCGCCCTGGTGAACGAATTCCATGTCGAcgtcaatctcctcgatgaagatggcgagaCCTGTCTCTTCGTGACCGAAAAAATCAAAATCGCCAAGTGTCTAGTGGAGGAGCTTGGAGTGGACTAtaacaagaagaacgacGAGGGCCTGACCGCGTATGAGAAAAtggaggccgaggacgaATTCCCTCAGGTCGCCATCTACCTTCGACAGGCTGCCGGCGCGCCTCCCGCGGAGTCTACTTTGGTCCCACCATTGGATCCCTTGcacccgccgccgccagtgCCGGACAACCTGCAAGTGAATATCGGGACAAtgtcggagcaggaggcCAGCGCGGGCGAGACGGAGGTGGATCCGGAGTTCAAGCGGAGGATAGATGAGCTGGCGGCTCGGGATGATTTCCACAGTGAGGCGACACAGAATCAACTGCGGGAGCTGGTGATGGATGCCATTGCAGGAACCAATATTGAGACGCAGGAACGGGatctgcggaggaggatggagTGA